The following coding sequences lie in one Silvanigrella aquatica genomic window:
- the mnmG gene encoding tRNA uridine-5-carboxymethylaminomethyl(34) synthesis enzyme MnmG, giving the protein MRSLNYDVVVVGGGHAGCEAALASARMKKKTLLITMSIDRIGQMSCNPAIGGTAKGHLVKEIDALGGEMGAAIDKTGIQFRVLNKSKGPAIWSSRAQADMDLYRSYMRKTLEDTEHLDILQDTVASLILEDNSVKGVKTNLDQIINSSCVILTTGTFLNGLIHIGERRITAGRAGEPASVELAQALKDYGFQVGRMKTGTTPRLDARSIDFSKLERQDSDPDFVPFSMRTKELSQKLVPCYITHTNEKTHEVIRSHMHLSPLYSGIITGIGPRYCPSIEDKVVKFPERISHQIFIEPEGYDTHEIYPNGISTSLPIHVQEAFLKTIAGFENVIIMKPGYAIEYDYVQPTELHPTLETKKIANLYFAGQLNGTTGYEEAAAQGLIAGINAALKADKKAPFILSRSESYIGVLIDDLTTLGTNEPYRMFTSRAENRLKLREDNADARLSEYGRKLGLISDEIYNDFEDRMTKMSLEKARLKSIWLNPTPELNAKLAAHNLPEVTNNVTLDAYLKRPETNIRNLKEAQLTSDYDLRVLRCVEIEVKYEGYIRREESLSDKLKTFDHVWIPKDFVYANVSGLSREVVEKLKRHNPSTLGQASRISGITPAAVTLLHTMIERDRVVRKNSSSIQHATH; this is encoded by the coding sequence ATGCGATCATTAAACTATGATGTTGTTGTTGTGGGAGGCGGACACGCGGGCTGCGAAGCCGCATTGGCTTCAGCACGTATGAAAAAGAAGACACTTCTCATCACGATGAGTATCGATCGCATAGGCCAAATGTCGTGCAACCCTGCTATTGGGGGCACAGCAAAAGGACATCTTGTCAAAGAAATCGACGCTTTAGGCGGAGAGATGGGTGCTGCCATCGATAAAACTGGGATTCAATTCCGCGTCCTCAATAAAAGCAAAGGCCCCGCTATTTGGTCTAGCCGTGCGCAAGCCGACATGGATCTTTACCGTTCCTATATGCGCAAAACTCTTGAAGATACTGAACATTTAGACATCTTACAAGACACCGTTGCGTCGCTCATTCTTGAGGATAACAGCGTTAAAGGCGTAAAAACCAATCTCGATCAAATCATAAACTCATCATGTGTCATTTTAACCACAGGAACTTTTTTAAATGGTCTTATCCATATTGGGGAACGTCGCATTACCGCAGGTCGTGCCGGCGAACCGGCCAGTGTGGAATTGGCACAAGCTTTAAAAGATTATGGTTTTCAAGTGGGTCGCATGAAAACGGGGACAACCCCTCGTCTCGATGCCCGCTCCATCGATTTTTCAAAATTAGAGCGCCAAGACAGCGATCCCGATTTTGTTCCTTTCAGCATGCGTACAAAAGAATTGTCGCAAAAACTGGTACCTTGTTACATTACGCATACAAATGAAAAAACCCATGAAGTGATTCGCAGTCACATGCATTTGTCACCATTATATAGCGGTATTATTACAGGAATTGGCCCACGTTATTGCCCAAGTATAGAAGACAAAGTAGTTAAATTTCCAGAGCGCATAAGCCATCAAATATTTATTGAACCTGAAGGATATGACACCCACGAAATTTATCCCAATGGAATTAGCACCAGTCTTCCTATTCATGTGCAAGAAGCTTTTTTAAAGACAATTGCTGGTTTTGAAAATGTGATCATTATGAAGCCAGGATATGCTATTGAATACGATTATGTGCAACCTACAGAACTTCATCCTACATTAGAAACGAAAAAAATTGCGAATTTATATTTTGCGGGTCAATTAAATGGAACAACAGGATATGAAGAGGCTGCGGCTCAAGGCCTCATAGCCGGAATAAATGCGGCACTAAAAGCTGATAAAAAAGCGCCATTTATATTAAGTCGCTCAGAAAGCTACATTGGCGTTTTAATAGATGATTTAACCACATTGGGGACCAATGAACCTTATCGTATGTTTACAAGTCGCGCTGAAAATCGCTTAAAACTACGCGAAGATAATGCCGATGCACGACTCAGTGAGTATGGCAGAAAATTAGGTTTAATAAGCGATGAAATTTATAATGATTTTGAAGATCGCATGACAAAAATGTCATTAGAAAAAGCAAGATTAAAAAGCATTTGGTTAAATCCGACTCCCGAATTAAATGCAAAACTTGCGGCACACAATCTTCCTGAAGTAACAAACAATGTTACCTTAGATGCTTATTTAAAAAGACCAGAAACGAATATTCGTAATTTAAAAGAAGCTCAATTAACTTCCGATTACGATTTGAGAGTTCTACGCTGCGTTGAAATTGAGGTAAAATATGAAGGCTATATCAGGCGTGAAGAAAGCTTGAGCGATAAATTAAAGACATTCGATCATGTTTGGATTCCCAAAGATTTCGTATATGCAAACGTAAGCGGTCTTTCCCGTGAAGTTGTTGAAAAGCTCAAACGTCATAACCCAAGCACATTAGGCCAAGCTTCACGCATCAGTGGAATCACCCCCGCTGCTGTTACTTTACTTCATACCATGATTGAAAGAGATCGTGTCGTTAGAAAAAATTCCTCATCAATCCAACACGCCACCCATTAA
- a CDS encoding MBL fold metallo-hydrolase, with product MGFIFKQLKDELSSTYTYIFGDSKTSEVAIVDSVLENVEIYLSLLKSHDWNLKYLIETHTHADHVTAIMNLKKHYPFSEVLLSKNSEAKYKVTRVKDKEIKLIGQHQFQIFETPGHTNDCISIFIDGSRLLTGDCLFIGSCGRTDFQFGNNKDMYESINRIANLNSDVLIYPGHDYNNRFVSTVQEEKINNKMLKLKNFEDFEREIKSWNLPPPKKIKEAVPANLMGGVLD from the coding sequence ATGGGTTTTATATTTAAACAGCTCAAAGATGAACTCTCTTCAACATATACTTATATTTTTGGTGATTCAAAAACCAGTGAAGTTGCTATTGTCGATTCTGTTTTAGAAAATGTAGAAATATATTTGTCGCTATTGAAAAGTCATGATTGGAATTTAAAATACTTAATTGAAACTCATACGCATGCTGATCATGTGACTGCTATTATGAATTTAAAAAAACATTATCCTTTTTCTGAAGTGCTATTATCAAAAAATTCAGAGGCAAAATATAAAGTCACTCGCGTCAAGGATAAAGAAATAAAATTAATTGGACAGCATCAATTTCAAATCTTTGAAACTCCCGGTCATACAAATGATTGCATATCCATATTTATTGATGGCTCCCGTTTACTCACGGGAGATTGTTTATTTATTGGATCGTGCGGGAGAACCGATTTTCAATTTGGTAATAATAAAGATATGTATGAATCGATTAATAGAATAGCGAATTTAAATTCGGATGTTTTAATTTATCCTGGACATGATTATAACAATCGTTTTGTTTCTACGGTTCAAGAAGAAAAAATAAATAACAAAATGCTAAAACTAAAAAATTTTGAAGATTTTGAAAGAGAAATTAAATCGTGGAATTTACCACCACCCAAGAAAATTAAAGAAGCAGTCCCTGCAAATTTAATGGGTGGCGTGTTGGATTGA
- the thiD gene encoding bifunctional hydroxymethylpyrimidine kinase/phosphomethylpyrimidine kinase, translated as MTGNAVTKNYSCVLTIAGSDSGGGAGVQADLKTFHEHQCYGASVITAVTAQNTLGVFDIHEIPVQSIASQLDCVLSDIRFNAIKIGMLFSVDIILLVCEKLKKYECKNIVLDPVILSKNNYKLLKDDALTCLRDHLFPLAKMITPNLPEAELLLSRKISTLHEMENAALEMWNWGSDAVIIKGGHLLDHHKCSDCLIYGERHYKKIKWLDSKKILTCNTHGTGCTFSAALAANLAKGYDIEESFQLSKQYISQAIAFGSQFKLGHGIGSVCHFKI; from the coding sequence ATGACGGGGAACGCCGTAACAAAAAATTATTCTTGTGTTTTAACAATTGCAGGATCGGATTCGGGAGGGGGAGCAGGGGTACAAGCTGATTTAAAAACATTTCATGAGCATCAATGTTACGGTGCCTCTGTCATCACAGCTGTCACGGCCCAAAATACTCTGGGAGTTTTTGATATCCATGAGATTCCTGTGCAATCTATAGCTTCCCAATTAGATTGTGTATTGAGTGATATTCGTTTTAATGCCATTAAAATAGGAATGTTATTTTCTGTTGATATTATTCTTCTTGTTTGTGAAAAATTAAAAAAATATGAGTGCAAAAATATTGTATTAGATCCGGTTATTTTGTCAAAAAATAATTATAAACTTTTAAAAGATGATGCATTAACTTGTTTAAGAGACCATTTATTTCCTCTAGCAAAAATGATAACACCAAATTTGCCAGAAGCAGAATTGTTACTTTCTAGAAAAATTTCAACATTACATGAAATGGAAAATGCTGCCTTGGAGATGTGGAATTGGGGATCAGATGCTGTAATTATAAAAGGAGGACATTTGTTAGACCATCATAAATGTTCCGACTGTTTGATTTATGGAGAGAGGCATTACAAAAAAATAAAATGGTTAGACTCAAAAAAAATTCTCACATGCAATACCCATGGAACGGGTTGTACTTTTTCTGCAGCTTTGGCGGCAAATTTAGCAAAGGGATATGATATTGAAGAATCTTTTCAATTATCTAAGCAATATATATCTCAAGCTATTGCATTCGGGTCTCAATTTAAATTAGGACACGGAATAGGATCGGTTTGTCACTTTAAAATTTAA
- a CDS encoding FAD-dependent oxidoreductase — MNIAIMGAGVLGRLLAIELHERKHKVTIFEKNDEYSSLSCSATAAGMLAPWSEAQESSEIVFELGVSSLKLWPHILKKINAENIIDRWGTAHLATLGEKHKLIHFLECLKSKGIHPEVIEINQKNNKRFVGNFYSPYSFGYYFPDEASLKPRYFIEKSNQFFKEKSINFYFNQKIIESEQNKIKTEENTFYFDLICNTTGMAAKSIFAETTQLLRGVRGSLILMYAPLVHLNSVIRIRHSRNPIYIVPRGHHQYIIGATTHETECLKPITAEAFLELLNVAVHFDKGFLEAHIMEQRINLRPTLTSGSPQFLKKDEIYYINGLYRNGITISPALVNIFCNYIENKNTLINNKKFEDLWIN; from the coding sequence GTGAATATTGCTATTATGGGTGCCGGAGTCTTAGGAAGACTTCTAGCCATAGAACTTCATGAAAGAAAACATAAAGTCACAATTTTTGAAAAAAATGATGAATATTCTTCCCTTTCCTGTTCTGCTACAGCCGCCGGAATGCTCGCCCCGTGGTCTGAAGCCCAAGAATCATCAGAAATTGTTTTTGAATTAGGTGTTTCTTCATTAAAACTATGGCCACATATTTTAAAAAAAATAAATGCAGAAAATATAATAGACCGCTGGGGAACAGCACACCTAGCAACATTAGGTGAAAAACATAAATTAATTCACTTTTTAGAATGCTTAAAATCAAAAGGAATCCATCCTGAAGTTATAGAAATAAATCAGAAAAATAATAAACGATTTGTAGGTAATTTTTATTCACCATACTCTTTTGGTTATTATTTTCCTGATGAAGCGTCATTAAAACCAAGATATTTTATTGAAAAAAGTAATCAATTTTTTAAAGAAAAAAGTATAAATTTTTATTTTAATCAAAAAATAATTGAAAGCGAACAAAATAAAATCAAAACGGAAGAAAATACGTTTTATTTTGATCTCATTTGTAACACAACGGGCATGGCAGCAAAAAGTATATTTGCAGAAACAACACAATTATTAAGAGGAGTACGCGGTTCGCTTATATTAATGTACGCCCCCCTTGTTCATTTAAATTCTGTTATACGCATAAGACACTCAAGAAACCCCATTTATATTGTTCCTCGTGGCCATCATCAATATATTATTGGCGCAACAACTCACGAAACCGAATGTCTCAAACCGATTACTGCAGAAGCCTTCCTAGAACTTTTAAATGTCGCTGTTCATTTCGACAAAGGATTTTTAGAAGCACATATTATGGAACAAAGAATAAATTTACGACCCACATTGACAAGCGGATCTCCTCAATTTTTAAAAAAAGATGAAATTTATTACATAAATGGCCTCTATCGCAATGGCATCACAATTTCTCCCGCATTGGTAAATATATTCTGCAATTACATAGAAAATAAAAATACATTAATAAACAATAAAAAATTTGAGGATTTATGGATCAACTAA
- the thiS gene encoding sulfur carrier protein ThiS: MDQLNIKINGIEKTYNRNNLTLENIIKIEGMNTQGSALAVNYVFIPKQNHKTFLLKNKDEIEIVIPFQGG, encoded by the coding sequence ATGGATCAACTAAATATAAAAATTAATGGTATAGAAAAAACATATAATCGAAATAATTTAACACTGGAAAATATCATTAAAATAGAAGGGATGAATACTCAAGGCAGTGCTTTAGCAGTAAATTATGTTTTTATTCCAAAACAAAATCACAAAACATTTCTTCTCAAAAATAAAGATGAAATAGAAATCGTCATTCCCTTTCAAGGAGGCTAA
- a CDS encoding thiazole synthase encodes MLNLYGKKFNSRFLLGTAKYPSLNILKEALIASQTEIITVSLRRLSPQKNEKNIFWEVIKSLNLTILPNTAGCYHAKDAIQTALMAQDIFETNWIKLEVIGESLLLQPHPYELLKAAEELAKRNFCIFPYMTDDIIVAQELVQLGCQVLMPWAAPIGSGKGIRNPHSLKILREHFPSVTLIVDAGIGAPSHASRAMELGCDAVLLNTAVADSHNPVFMARAFAKAIEAGHEAFCSGLIPQYEFALSSTPVVGIPFQ; translated from the coding sequence ATGTTAAATTTATATGGAAAGAAATTCAACTCGAGGTTTCTTTTAGGAACAGCAAAATATCCTTCTTTAAATATCTTAAAAGAAGCTCTCATCGCATCGCAGACAGAAATCATCACCGTTTCTTTAAGAAGGCTTTCTCCTCAAAAAAATGAAAAAAATATATTCTGGGAAGTTATCAAATCGTTAAATTTAACTATCTTACCGAATACAGCAGGTTGTTATCATGCGAAAGATGCCATTCAAACTGCCTTAATGGCTCAGGATATCTTTGAAACAAATTGGATTAAACTTGAGGTCATTGGAGAAAGCTTATTATTACAACCTCATCCCTATGAATTATTAAAAGCGGCGGAAGAACTTGCTAAAAGAAATTTTTGTATTTTTCCCTATATGACTGATGATATTATTGTCGCACAAGAACTTGTTCAATTAGGTTGCCAGGTGCTCATGCCCTGGGCTGCTCCTATTGGCTCGGGGAAAGGAATTCGCAATCCCCATTCTCTAAAAATTTTAAGAGAGCATTTCCCCTCTGTCACTTTAATTGTTGATGCGGGCATTGGTGCCCCTAGCCATGCCAGCCGCGCGATGGAATTAGGCTGTGATGCGGTTTTATTAAATACAGCCGTAGCCGACTCCCACAATCCCGTTTTCATGGCAAGAGCCTTTGCAAAAGCTATTGAAGCAGGACATGAGGCCTTTTGTAGTGGACTTATTCCCCAATATGAATTTGCGCTCTCCAGCACTCCTGTCGTAGGAATTCCTTTTCAATAA
- the thiE gene encoding thiamine phosphate synthase, producing MNKLTDLEIKKMRFYPIVDSFEWVEKLVSWGVKTIQLRIKLEKNKSHFKNIENEIKCSIDYCKKFNCQLFINDYWEIAIQYDAFGIHLGYEDSQKADIEKIFKSNLKLGLSTHDEVELKHALQLNVSYIALGPIFPTQTKIMRFAPQGISKILIWKEKIPSSLPLVAIGGISLEHSPSLYEAGADSVAVISDFKFSENPHARIASWLKMIN from the coding sequence ATGAATAAGTTAACAGATCTTGAAATAAAAAAAATGCGATTTTACCCGATTGTGGATAGTTTTGAATGGGTTGAAAAACTCGTATCGTGGGGGGTAAAAACAATTCAATTAAGAATCAAGTTGGAGAAAAATAAAAGTCATTTTAAAAATATTGAAAATGAAATTAAATGTTCCATTGATTATTGCAAAAAATTTAACTGTCAACTTTTTATAAATGACTATTGGGAAATTGCAATTCAGTATGATGCCTTTGGTATTCATTTAGGGTATGAAGATTCACAAAAAGCAGATATCGAAAAAATATTTAAATCAAATTTAAAATTAGGTCTAAGTACGCACGATGAAGTGGAATTAAAACACGCACTGCAATTGAATGTCTCCTACATTGCTTTGGGTCCTATTTTTCCAACACAAACAAAAATTATGCGCTTTGCCCCCCAAGGAATTTCAAAAATTCTAATTTGGAAAGAAAAAATTCCATCGTCTCTTCCTTTAGTGGCTATTGGGGGGATTTCGTTAGAACACAGCCCTTCCCTTTATGAAGCAGGAGCTGATAGCGTTGCGGTCATCAGCGATTTTAAATTTTCTGAAAATCCTCATGCGCGCATAGCTTCGTGGCTAAAAATGATAAATTAA
- a CDS encoding HesA/MoeB/ThiF family protein — MNLNKYSRQIPLSFVGLTGQKRINETKIAIIGAGALAHSCSIYLAAGGVGEFTFFDQDIVEESNLSRQIFFSEQDIGKSKVKCLIKYLEKIHDKTKFNSIEKFFCKNDESLIPSDYHLIINASDNYLTRKSINLVSLKKNIPWLDMGILKMQGHFCIYNPGCGCYECLFQNIPESTRNCSFSGILSPVCGVIGSYGANEVLKYILNKNQNFINEYIQFDLDKNIFKKFFWKKNKNCILCQNIQSV; from the coding sequence GTGAATCTTAATAAATATTCAAGACAAATTCCATTATCTTTTGTTGGATTAACGGGACAAAAAAGAATAAATGAGACAAAAATAGCTATTATTGGCGCGGGCGCCTTGGCCCACAGCTGCTCTATATACTTAGCTGCAGGAGGCGTAGGAGAGTTTACTTTTTTTGATCAAGACATTGTGGAAGAATCAAATCTTTCAAGACAAATATTTTTTTCAGAGCAAGATATAGGTAAATCCAAAGTAAAATGTTTGATAAAATATCTTGAAAAAATACATGATAAAACAAAATTCAATTCTATTGAAAAATTCTTTTGTAAAAATGATGAATCACTGATTCCCTCTGATTATCATTTGATAATTAATGCCAGCGACAATTATTTAACTAGAAAATCCATTAATTTAGTGAGTCTTAAAAAAAATATTCCTTGGTTAGATATGGGTATTTTAAAAATGCAGGGACATTTTTGTATTTATAATCCAGGATGTGGATGCTACGAGTGTTTATTTCAAAATATTCCCGAAAGCACTAGAAACTGTTCTTTTTCAGGAATATTATCACCCGTATGTGGTGTCATTGGTTCTTATGGAGCCAACGAAGTTCTAAAATATATCCTCAATAAAAACCAAAATTTTATAAATGAGTATATTCAATTTGATTTGGATAAAAATATATTCAAAAAATTTTTTTGGAAAAAAAATAAAAATTGTATTTTATGCCAAAATATTCAATCAGTATAG
- a CDS encoding aminotransferase class V-fold PLP-dependent enzyme: MNNKLIIDFIKPEGIYFLNHSVGCFSAEQELVKNEYFNLWKKKGGFAWDEWLPSISKYHEALALLLNGKENEFCYQNNISTGFIKILSALPRRNERKKILISDLEFPSIILILKKFLQNEYEIKIIKSKNGMVPFDEWEKELDINTQIAIISHSTYATSYKNSIHQIANKCRDHDVFCLIDIAQSVGVIPIDLQDLNCDFVMGSCIKWVCGGLGAGFIWINEKMIENLQNRLCGWFSLENIFTEDIMDFKMIKSASQFLDGTPSVLPMMLATVSIHKIKRIGVDFIYNINQKYIDSLINFISDFKSLSILSPMDKNQRGGTLVIKSNDDQNLLDFLLKKNVYVDRKENYGIRVSPHVYNTSEEIEQFKKLLASYTD, from the coding sequence ATGAATAATAAACTCATAATTGACTTCATAAAACCGGAAGGAATTTATTTTTTAAATCATTCTGTGGGGTGTTTTAGCGCTGAGCAAGAATTAGTTAAAAATGAATATTTTAACTTGTGGAAAAAAAAAGGTGGCTTTGCTTGGGATGAGTGGTTACCCTCAATCTCAAAATATCATGAAGCTTTAGCATTGCTATTAAATGGAAAAGAAAATGAATTTTGTTATCAAAATAACATTTCCACTGGTTTTATTAAAATATTATCTGCTTTGCCTAGAAGAAATGAAAGAAAAAAAATTCTTATTAGCGATTTAGAGTTTCCTTCAATTATTCTAATTTTAAAGAAATTTTTACAAAATGAATACGAAATTAAAATTATAAAAAGTAAAAATGGGATGGTTCCCTTTGATGAATGGGAAAAAGAATTAGATATAAATACACAAATTGCAATTATATCACATTCAACTTATGCAACATCTTATAAAAATTCAATTCATCAAATAGCAAATAAATGTAGAGATCATGATGTCTTTTGTTTAATTGATATCGCACAATCTGTGGGAGTTATTCCCATTGATCTTCAGGATTTAAATTGTGATTTTGTAATGGGCTCTTGTATAAAATGGGTTTGCGGTGGTTTAGGGGCTGGTTTTATTTGGATAAATGAAAAAATGATTGAAAATTTACAGAATAGATTGTGTGGTTGGTTTTCCTTAGAAAATATATTTACAGAAGACATAATGGATTTTAAAATGATAAAATCAGCATCTCAATTTTTAGATGGAACTCCTAGTGTGTTACCTATGATGTTGGCAACAGTAAGTATTCATAAAATTAAAAGAATAGGGGTTGACTTCATCTATAATATAAATCAAAAATATATAGATTCATTAATAAATTTTATATCTGATTTTAAAAGTTTGAGTATTTTATCCCCAATGGATAAAAACCAACGAGGAGGAACTCTTGTCATAAAATCAAATGATGATCAAAATTTATTAGATTTTTTGCTTAAAAAAAATGTCTATGTCGATAGAAAGGAAAATTATGGAATTAGAGTATCGCCGCATGTTTATAATACTTCTGAAGAAATAGAGCAGTTTAAAAAGTTATTAGCTTCCTATACTGATTGA
- a CDS encoding tryptophan 2,3-dioxygenase family protein: protein MKKNEIVYDDIVNIMVGDGKSDYELYLKTKELLSLQTNYSDLCNIDELHFQLVHQAEELFFKSLNHSLLEVNKYMLEKNTNRILSSFKRAHKAQASLLSTIELLYPMSPREYQDIRLKLGNGSGQDSPGFKSFLKIAPCLWRSYKAEYLDDNTENLHKIYNTEYKHCDAFIIAESFLEVDDYYNKFLYFHMKLIGRSIGLEAHSMKGNVVTNLTARIARSLFPELWDVRSKMTSEWGSQYGIVRDSLSENSRVN, encoded by the coding sequence ATGAAAAAAAATGAAATTGTTTATGATGATATTGTAAATATTATGGTAGGTGATGGAAAAAGTGATTATGAATTATATTTAAAGACAAAAGAGCTTTTGTCATTGCAAACAAATTATTCTGATCTCTGTAATATTGATGAATTGCATTTTCAATTAGTCCATCAAGCGGAAGAGCTTTTTTTTAAATCGTTAAATCATTCTTTATTAGAAGTAAATAAATATATGTTAGAGAAAAATACAAACCGCATTTTAAGTAGTTTTAAGAGGGCTCATAAAGCTCAAGCGAGTTTATTAAGTACAATAGAATTATTATACCCCATGTCTCCTAGAGAATATCAAGACATTCGTCTCAAATTAGGGAATGGGAGTGGGCAGGATTCTCCCGGATTTAAATCTTTTTTAAAAATTGCACCATGTTTATGGCGATCTTACAAAGCTGAATATTTGGACGACAATACAGAAAATCTTCATAAAATTTATAATACCGAATATAAGCATTGCGATGCATTTATCATTGCAGAATCGTTCTTAGAAGTTGACGATTATTATAATAAGTTTTTATATTTTCATATGAAATTAATTGGAAGAAGCATTGGCTTAGAAGCCCATTCAATGAAGGGAAATGTAGTTACAAATCTTACAGCGCGAATAGCCCGATCTCTTTTTCCAGAATTGTGGGATGTTCGATCTAAAATGACTTCAGAATGGGGAAGTCAATATGGCATAGTCAGAGACAGCTTATCTGAAAATTCTAGAGTCAATTAA
- a CDS encoding chemotaxis protein CheV has protein sequence MMESQQILKSIDEKNVVILPFSLIHSNCELHLGLNVQKVASVVEVGDYSLLPGVSAPFLYMIKIQGIPVPVIEINQLNNLNELNNYQLKNCDKIKYVKKRIIICHVLTIYIGIVVDITKKIKTISNKELLPPPDIWENDKHFFVSAMINEKEKYRYIFDIEKYIASIGISIGNVAQDFKSNSDNIKVLKGKTGLVVEDSRVYQALAKQFFEKYEMHMELAKDGKQGLEMLLANAENYDFVISDIEMPNMNGIQMIKEFKSIKKVNTTPILFHSSISNPEFSKDLQEEGLGLFIHKFNEENLIKTILSFFK, from the coding sequence ATGATGGAATCGCAACAAATTTTAAAATCAATTGATGAAAAGAATGTCGTAATATTACCTTTTTCACTTATTCATAGTAATTGCGAATTACATTTAGGATTAAATGTCCAAAAAGTAGCATCAGTTGTTGAGGTGGGTGATTACTCTCTTTTGCCAGGTGTTTCGGCTCCCTTTTTGTATATGATTAAAATTCAAGGAATTCCCGTACCTGTTATTGAAATAAATCAATTAAATAATTTAAACGAATTGAATAATTATCAGTTGAAAAACTGTGATAAAATAAAGTATGTAAAAAAAAGAATTATTATCTGTCACGTACTGACAATTTATATTGGTATTGTTGTCGATATAACTAAAAAAATAAAAACTATTTCAAATAAAGAACTTTTACCTCCTCCAGACATATGGGAAAATGACAAGCATTTTTTTGTCAGTGCTATGATCAATGAAAAAGAAAAGTACAGATACATATTTGATATTGAAAAGTATATTGCCAGTATTGGCATAAGTATTGGAAACGTCGCTCAAGATTTTAAATCAAATTCTGATAATATTAAGGTTTTAAAAGGCAAAACGGGATTGGTTGTGGAAGATTCAAGAGTCTATCAAGCTCTGGCCAAGCAATTTTTTGAAAAATATGAAATGCATATGGAATTAGCAAAAGATGGAAAACAAGGTCTTGAAATGCTTTTAGCAAATGCTGAAAACTATGATTTCGTGATTTCTGATATTGAAATGCCCAATATGAATGGTATTCAAATGATCAAAGAATTTAAATCTATTAAAAAAGTAAATACGACGCCTATTTTATTTCATTCTTCAATTTCAAATCCTGAGTTTTCTAAAGATTTACAAGAAGAAGGATTGGGGTTGTTCATCCATAAATTTAATGAAGAAAATTTGATTAAGACGATTCTCAGCTTTTTTAAATAA
- a CDS encoding chemotaxis protein CheW, whose translation MIDFEKIKLKQSELLKDEEDQTNYFTLVKFNVGEKTFAVDIINVHEIIEFIEFTPYPEIISNHIGIINVRGEIIPLVQFEKDYNFKKNEKYKVIILEFTMGKLYALKSNKIQKILYKEKFLLPGQTINLNKTPAFYLDENLFEIYFKDSL comes from the coding sequence ATGATAGATTTTGAGAAAATTAAATTAAAGCAATCAGAACTTTTAAAAGATGAAGAAGATCAGACAAATTATTTTACTTTGGTAAAGTTTAATGTGGGTGAAAAAACATTTGCCGTTGATATTATTAATGTGCATGAAATAATTGAGTTTATTGAGTTTACGCCCTATCCAGAGATTATTTCAAATCATATTGGTATTATTAATGTGCGTGGAGAAATTATTCCCTTAGTTCAATTTGAAAAGGACTATAATTTTAAAAAAAATGAAAAATATAAGGTCATAATTTTAGAATTTACCATGGGAAAATTATACGCACTTAAAAGTAACAAGATTCAAAAAATTTTATATAAAGAAAAATTTTTACTACCCGGTCAAACAATTAATTTAAACAAAACACCCGCATTCTATCTGGATGAAAATCTATTTGAAATTTATTTTAAGGATAGTCTATGA